The DNA sequence CCCGGTCTGTACCACGGAGATGGGCCGAACGGCACAGCTGGATGCCGAATTCACTGCCCGCAACGTCAAACCGCTGGGCCTGTCCACCGACACCGTGGAAGAGCACCTGAAGTGGATCAAGGATGTGGATGATACCCAGAATACCAGTCTCAAGTTTCCCATCGTAGCGGACAAGGATCACAAGGTGGCCCAGCTCTACAGCATGATCCATCCCGGGGAGAGCGAGACTGCCGCAGTGCGTTCGGTCTTCATCATCGATCCGGACAAGAAAATCCGGCTCACCATGACTTATCCCATGAGCGTGGGTCGCAATTTCACGGAGATACTGCGGGTTATCGATGCCCTGCAGCTATCGGATGAAAAAGGTATCGCCACTCCCGCAGACTGGAAGAAAGGTGACAAGGTGATCATCCCGCCGAGTGTTTCGAACGACAAGGCGAAAGACCTCTTCCCCAACGGTTGGGATGAACTGCGCCCCTACCTGCGGCTGACTAAGGTGTAGGATCCAGAGCCGGTACGACGCCGGCTTTTAGTAATCGCCGCGCCCGTTGTCGGCGTGGCAACCGCTTCCTGGTTCGGGACCACTCGGAGCATTAGTTGGAGTAGCCTATGAAAACTGCACACGATCTGGTGTTAGAAGCCAAACAGCATATTACCGAGATCAATACCGACGAGGCAGAAGTAGAAATAAAAAATGCTGATATTGTCATCGATATTCGGGAGCCTGAAGAGTTCCACCAGGGGCACATTCACGGTGCGGTGAATATCCCCCGCGGTATTCTGGAATTCAGACTCTCGTCAGTGCCGGAATTCGAAAACAGGGAAATGGGTATTGTGCTTTACTGCAAAACTAACGGTCGGGGCGCTCTGGCAGCAAAAAGCCTGAAGGAGATGGGTTACATTCAGGTTAAAACCATTGCTGGCGGTATGGATGCTTGGGCAGCGGCAGACAAACCCATCGCAGTTCCTAGCAAACTCGATTTCGACTGATGATTGTAGCCATTTTACGCTTGGTAGTAATATGCCCGACAGCTGGAGGATCACCGTAACTCCAACCCTGATCCGCATTTTTAAAGTTAGGACGCTGTTGCTCTTTATCGCCGGAGTAACCCCTCCCTCCCCTCTCACTTTATGGGCAGACGGAATCCAATGGTAGGCAGTGATGACAAACTGACCAATGAAAAACAGCGCTCATGGAGCAGTTTATCCCGTTCTGTTTGAGAGGCCGCTGATAATTGCCACAGAGGAACTGGCTGCCCCGATCTGAGTGAAGGATCGGTGAAGTCTCAACTTGCCTCTGTCAGATAGCCATCTCAACAGCAGGCATCACCATCTGCCGATCCTGTCGGTAATGCATAATCCAGCCGACAACTAACTTGCTGAACAGGTCGATAATCACACACAAATAGAGCTTGCCTTCGCTAATAGATACCCCAATTATATCAGTGACTTACCGGGTTTCGGCGCAGTGAAGTTGCGCTCTAGATGGTTCTGTCACCCCCAATAAAAAGGCTCCCGTTTGGAAGCCTTTTTATTGGATACAGCAAATTGCTCAGGCAAAGTTGCTGTTGACGAACTGCCAGTTCACCAACTTCCAGAAAGCTTCCAGGTAGTTGGG is a window from the Porticoccus hydrocarbonoclasticus MCTG13d genome containing:
- a CDS encoding rhodanese-like domain-containing protein, which produces MKTAHDLVLEAKQHITEINTDEAEVEIKNADIVIDIREPEEFHQGHIHGAVNIPRGILEFRLSSVPEFENREMGIVLYCKTNGRGALAAKSLKEMGYIQVKTIAGGMDAWAAADKPIAVPSKLDFD
- a CDS encoding peroxiredoxin; this translates as MSLRLGDTAPNFKIATTTGDIDFHEWAGDSWVFFFSHPADFTPVCTTEMGRTAQLDAEFTARNVKPLGLSTDTVEEHLKWIKDVDDTQNTSLKFPIVADKDHKVAQLYSMIHPGESETAAVRSVFIIDPDKKIRLTMTYPMSVGRNFTEILRVIDALQLSDEKGIATPADWKKGDKVIIPPSVSNDKAKDLFPNGWDELRPYLRLTKV